A portion of the Paenibacillus marchantiae genome contains these proteins:
- a CDS encoding ABC transporter substrate-binding protein — protein MVRFSKGFKGLTIILLLMVVVISGCSANSESKAEQAPASGTAVSNGSTSETTEKEAETRVVQDEFGDVTIPVHPQRIAGIYVEDYLKALDITPVVQWYHPLWGVQEYLDLDVPQFDTTGSIEALLQYDPDLIIVDGGVDMEKYEMYSKVAPTYRLPEDILQDSNKILTTIADVVGKPDKGKEVVAAFEAKIADAKAKLQEAVGDETVAVVRLNISNNTLALFGVKNRFTGFIYSELGLTPHPLVGNMEEYQEILSEEAFPELDADHIIVFPSNGEWSSPENKEALKVLDSKLWKSLPAVKNNHVYMMERSYWQSGAITANTLKIDDLLQKMTP, from the coding sequence ATGGTAAGGTTCAGTAAAGGCTTCAAAGGGTTGACGATCATACTGCTACTCATGGTTGTAGTTATATCGGGCTGTAGTGCAAATTCTGAGTCAAAAGCAGAACAGGCTCCTGCATCTGGGACCGCAGTATCAAATGGCAGTACATCTGAAACAACAGAAAAAGAAGCTGAGACACGTGTCGTTCAGGATGAATTCGGCGATGTGACGATTCCGGTGCATCCGCAGCGGATTGCTGGTATCTATGTGGAGGATTATCTGAAAGCACTAGATATTACACCTGTAGTTCAATGGTATCACCCGTTGTGGGGAGTGCAGGAATATCTGGATCTGGATGTGCCTCAATTTGATACTACAGGAAGCATTGAGGCTTTGTTGCAATATGATCCAGATCTCATCATTGTGGATGGCGGAGTGGACATGGAGAAATATGAGATGTATTCAAAGGTGGCACCGACGTATCGCCTGCCTGAAGATATTCTACAGGATTCCAATAAAATTTTAACGACCATTGCGGATGTTGTTGGTAAACCGGACAAGGGTAAAGAAGTTGTTGCGGCATTTGAAGCCAAGATTGCAGACGCTAAGGCGAAGCTTCAGGAAGCCGTTGGGGATGAGACCGTAGCGGTTGTCCGACTGAATATCAGCAATAATACATTGGCATTGTTCGGTGTGAAAAATCGATTTACCGGATTTATTTATTCGGAGCTTGGTCTAACACCTCATCCACTGGTCGGCAACATGGAAGAATATCAGGAAATCCTGTCCGAAGAGGCTTTTCCAGAGCTTGATGCGGATCACATTATTGTATTTCCATCCAATGGAGAGTGGTCATCTCCAGAGAACAAGGAAGCTTTGAAGGTGCTGGATAGCAAGTTGTGGAAATCTCTCCCGGCAGTCAAAAACAACCATGTATACATGATGGAAAGATCGTATTGGCAATCAGGTGCGATTACGGCAAACACATTGAAGATTGATGATCTCTTGCAAAAAATGACGCCATAA
- a CDS encoding class I SAM-dependent methyltransferase, with the protein MILNLKLVESFMEQQIRFNDNKSLFYNGGKSTLGPSPRTLCWLMEYRAQVAKALERIFTDGLLNHFTIKLAEQGVRHFIQVNQFMQFTSNDKLQLAELYKDQFMRIWSLLQNERAEEEVLQQFFQKHYQQLRTFLIQTNGEELFKKYTIDPLLFWVPCEEYSADLQVSWLGLDIEHLHPPVLDLGCGPQANLVQFLRGKKIEAYGMDRQVEESEERPFLRRVCWMESSFEQEQWGTIISHLAFSNHFTHHHLKADGEPEVYAQKYMELLRALKPGGSFYYAPSVPFIESFVNQLPQYFVCRSWITPTQQMTRITRLD; encoded by the coding sequence ATGATACTGAACCTCAAGTTGGTAGAGTCCTTTATGGAGCAACAAATCCGTTTTAATGACAATAAAAGTTTATTTTATAATGGAGGCAAGTCTACATTAGGGCCATCTCCGCGAACGTTGTGCTGGCTAATGGAATATCGCGCTCAAGTGGCAAAAGCATTAGAACGTATTTTTACAGATGGATTATTGAATCATTTTACAATTAAACTAGCAGAGCAAGGAGTCCGCCATTTTATCCAGGTGAACCAGTTTATGCAGTTTACGAGCAATGACAAGTTGCAATTGGCAGAATTATATAAAGATCAATTTATGCGGATCTGGTCTCTTTTGCAGAATGAGAGGGCAGAGGAAGAGGTATTACAGCAATTTTTCCAGAAGCATTATCAACAGTTAAGAACATTTCTAATACAGACCAATGGCGAGGAATTGTTTAAAAAATATACAATTGATCCACTTCTGTTCTGGGTGCCTTGTGAGGAGTATTCGGCGGATCTGCAGGTATCCTGGCTCGGCTTGGATATAGAGCACCTGCATCCGCCGGTGCTTGATCTTGGCTGCGGCCCGCAGGCCAATTTGGTCCAATTTTTACGTGGAAAAAAGATAGAAGCTTATGGGATGGACAGACAGGTGGAGGAATCGGAAGAGCGGCCGTTTTTGCGACGTGTGTGCTGGATGGAATCTTCTTTTGAACAAGAACAGTGGGGGACAATAATATCCCATTTGGCATTCTCCAACCATTTTACACATCATCATCTCAAGGCAGACGGCGAACCGGAAGTATACGCTCAGAAATATATGGAGCTTTTAAGAGCGCTAAAACCAGGAGGTTCCTTCTACTATGCGCCGAGTGTTCCTTTCATAGAGTCATTCGTAAATCAACTTCCCCAGTACTTTGTATGTCGAAGCTGGATAACACCAACACAGCAAATGACGCGAATTACACGGCTGGACTAG
- a CDS encoding VOC family protein, with product MFTQVGQIMLYVNDQDKALQFWTEKAGFHIVNEVNGNGMRWIEIAPVKDAQTTIILHDKEFVAKMSPDLNLGTPSLMLFTDNLDQLYTHLSNKQVTVGEIVTMPGGRVFNFADDENNYFAVMEKN from the coding sequence ATGTTTACTCAAGTCGGACAAATTATGTTGTATGTAAATGATCAGGATAAGGCTCTTCAATTTTGGACAGAAAAAGCAGGTTTCCATATCGTTAACGAAGTCAATGGGAATGGAATGCGCTGGATCGAGATTGCTCCTGTGAAGGATGCTCAAACCACCATTATCCTGCACGACAAAGAATTCGTTGCCAAAATGTCCCCTGATTTAAACCTTGGCACACCATCTCTTATGCTTTTCACAGATAACCTGGATCAACTTTACACTCACTTATCCAATAAACAAGTTACGGTTGGCGAGATTGTAACGATGCCTGGCGGAAGAGTATTCAACTTTGCAGATGATGAAAACAATTACTTTGCTGTTATGGAGAAAAACTAA
- a CDS encoding histidine phosphatase family protein, which yields MTNEANTALYFVRHAESEYMEGQERERGLTEQGKRDAATVAGLLHREQIELFYSSPYRRAVDTIQGLAEVSGGIVVTEEDLRERKLSGPEVKHEHFREAKQRLYDDPAFAYSGGESGEVAGARAIAVIQRILDRHPGQKIVIGTHGDIMTLIFNYFDSSYGYDFWANTTMPDIYKLEFDREGRLVQVTRLWEEQV from the coding sequence ATGACGAATGAAGCCAACACGGCTTTATATTTTGTAAGGCACGCGGAATCTGAATATATGGAAGGGCAGGAACGTGAGCGAGGTCTGACGGAACAAGGAAAAAGGGATGCGGCGACCGTCGCGGGTTTGCTCCATCGGGAGCAGATCGAGCTGTTTTATTCCAGTCCGTATAGACGGGCCGTGGATACGATTCAGGGGTTGGCCGAAGTGTCAGGTGGCATTGTGGTCACCGAAGAGGATTTGCGTGAGCGTAAGCTGTCAGGTCCTGAAGTGAAGCATGAACATTTTCGGGAAGCCAAACAAAGGCTCTATGATGATCCTGCATTCGCTTATTCAGGTGGAGAATCCGGCGAAGTCGCTGGGGCGCGGGCAATTGCTGTTATACAGCGAATTCTGGATAGGCATCCGGGACAAAAAATAGTGATTGGCACCCATGGGGATATCATGACGTTGATTTTCAATTATTTTGATTCGTCCTACGGTTATGACTTCTGGGCAAATACAACGATGCCGGACATCTACAAGCTGGAGTTTGATCGTGAAGGTAGGTTGGTTCAGGTAACACGATTGTGGGAAGAGCAGGTGTAG
- a CDS encoding phosphotransferase family protein, which yields MRRIGQGRTAEIYEYPSNQIMKLYHADFSTEAVQNEFRITEAVFQKGLPVPQARLYMDDESRKGIIFERIEGNTMLSLMIQEPVLIEELSRQMAVCHHSLHAQQDDEGALPTQKQILTGAIRNTSLLPEEDKVQVINYMSSLPERKQICHGDFHPDNVMLNEMRDQYWVIDWMTGMSGDPAGDVARSWVILMSGTLPEDTDPAVHKGFELARNVMLDHYIQHYIQISGISRQELDAWILPVAAARLDERLPAVEADQLIKLVQDRIRLLK from the coding sequence ATGAGACGGATTGGGCAAGGAAGAACGGCTGAGATCTATGAGTACCCATCAAATCAGATTATGAAATTATACCATGCGGATTTTTCAACCGAAGCTGTCCAGAATGAGTTTCGAATTACCGAGGCAGTATTCCAAAAGGGCCTACCTGTGCCACAGGCAAGATTGTATATGGATGATGAATCGCGTAAAGGGATTATATTTGAACGGATTGAAGGCAACACGATGTTATCCCTCATGATTCAGGAGCCCGTGTTGATCGAAGAACTATCGCGTCAAATGGCAGTCTGTCATCATAGCCTTCACGCCCAACAGGATGATGAAGGAGCACTCCCCACACAAAAGCAGATTCTTACTGGGGCCATTCGCAATACCTCTCTATTGCCGGAAGAAGATAAGGTGCAGGTTATCAATTATATGTCGTCGCTTCCGGAGCGAAAGCAAATTTGTCATGGCGACTTTCATCCCGATAATGTCATGTTAAATGAAATGAGAGATCAATATTGGGTTATAGACTGGATGACAGGCATGTCGGGTGATCCAGCGGGTGATGTGGCACGAAGCTGGGTAATATTAATGAGCGGCACGTTGCCGGAGGATACAGACCCGGCTGTTCATAAGGGATTTGAATTGGCTCGCAATGTAATGCTGGATCATTATATCCAACATTACATCCAGATTTCCGGGATATCTCGCCAGGAGCTGGATGCCTGGATTTTGCCTGTCGCGGCTGCACGTCTAGACGAGAGGTTACCTGCAGTGGAAGCGGATCAGTTAATCAAGCTTGTGCAGGATCGTATTCGTCTGCTGAAATGA
- a CDS encoding SOS response-associated peptidase, whose translation MCGRFTITDPIEEIMERYYASIAEGFEYKPNYNAAPMQFIPTIIGSKDGNRLGSLRWGLVPNWAKDEKIGNKMINARAETLTEKPAFKRLISSKRCIIPCSGFYEWKKDGSVKQPMRILMKDDSIFSLAGLYDTWIDPEGNKLSTCTIITTEPNSLMADIHDRMPVILRPQDEADWLNKESDKESVLRLLSPHDADEMIAYKVDSAVGNVRNNNEELINEVS comes from the coding sequence ATGTGCGGAAGATTCACGATTACAGATCCAATTGAAGAAATTATGGAGAGGTACTATGCTTCTATTGCTGAAGGATTTGAGTACAAACCTAATTACAACGCTGCGCCTATGCAATTCATCCCGACAATTATCGGTAGCAAAGACGGTAATCGATTGGGGTCGCTCCGATGGGGTCTAGTTCCTAATTGGGCCAAGGATGAAAAAATAGGCAATAAGATGATTAACGCCCGTGCAGAGACACTCACAGAGAAACCAGCCTTTAAACGCCTCATCAGTTCCAAGCGTTGTATTATCCCATGCTCGGGATTTTATGAATGGAAAAAGGATGGATCCGTAAAGCAACCAATGCGGATTTTAATGAAAGATGACTCCATCTTCTCGCTTGCTGGCCTATACGATACTTGGATTGATCCAGAAGGTAACAAGCTTTCAACTTGCACTATCATTACTACGGAACCTAACAGTCTTATGGCGGACATCCACGATCGTATGCCAGTCATTCTCCGGCCGCAAGATGAAGCGGATTGGCTAAACAAGGAATCAGACAAGGAAAGCGTTCTGAGGCTTCTCAGCCCGCATGATGCCGATGAAATGATAGCATACAAGGTGGATTCTGCAGTAGGTAATGTGAGAAATAATAACGAGGAATTGATCAATGAGGTCAGTTAA
- a CDS encoding class I SAM-dependent methyltransferase produces MLNALKAIQSYKSGHLPEGEQPLWLQLLAAAEQPNINLERIHSIAELKGTNPVLDYVERTILVLEQLQVSFWMREILEDVLVWSETAKAGSPKQRRKWQKQGVNLFVHNVGSAQLYDMYGSVGNLHGKQGHREEEHSSRSESSRDLSNDDPSGNTQNAQTAYGSPTPRHEIIRTLIATHGLIGQYIRGEIPFAENAPLHSFITQGWLTANEMQAILIALNECIIAGVDPALWNQVQAEVQRIVGWIITKPDHTDWNVKERLSRLRSSSIRQGEAMDEAYAKLQAQLEIEKLLAPLAHRTLWYVESAMHDFSLQEMVKIFLLTLHSEGMLSVDDLTMNSTGIGRVTEEEGVGLNSTSQEQQGDMVRHISFEPLMNTMYYDYKGVKKLNVYKKRMIEKYLEQYSWEQIEAGETITYPHLTHRIERHPDLRDTVFVTFEFSPAAEKLIAFCIEAEKSPLYEKAVLLLFDLFGLRRDAYDRFHNEETYLADMNSSGDYKKVLLDYMVGKRVLDIGPGGGILLDLIEQERPEMESIGIDISANVIEALERKKQREAHRWQVLKGDALQLDQYVQPGTVDTVIFSSILHELYSYIERDGRRFNRDTVVAALRSSFNVLSPGGRILIRDGIMTEPEAQKRRIRFLEPDGMRWLERYTQDFQGRIIEFERISEDEALLDINDAMEFLYTYTWGEEAYVHEIQEQFGIFTPSAYEQSIREALGEQAEIITFRHFLQEGYTEALGERIIFMDEQGQPAPLPDSTCLIVIEKKKGMADR; encoded by the coding sequence ATGCTGAACGCATTAAAGGCCATACAATCTTACAAGTCAGGCCATCTCCCGGAGGGGGAGCAGCCACTGTGGCTGCAGCTGCTGGCAGCGGCAGAGCAGCCGAATATTAACCTGGAACGCATTCATTCTATAGCTGAACTGAAAGGCACGAATCCGGTACTGGATTACGTAGAACGTACAATCTTGGTGCTGGAGCAACTTCAGGTTTCTTTTTGGATGCGAGAAATTCTGGAGGATGTGTTGGTCTGGTCGGAAACGGCCAAGGCAGGATCACCGAAACAGCGGCGAAAATGGCAGAAACAGGGGGTTAACCTGTTCGTGCACAATGTCGGTTCAGCACAGCTATATGACATGTATGGAAGTGTTGGAAATTTGCATGGCAAGCAAGGCCATCGTGAGGAGGAACATTCATCTCGATCAGAATCCTCACGTGATTTATCAAATGATGATCCAAGCGGTAATACACAAAATGCGCAAACTGCATATGGTTCACCCACACCTCGGCATGAGATCATTCGTACCCTTATTGCCACACACGGACTTATTGGTCAGTACATAAGAGGAGAAATTCCATTTGCCGAAAATGCCCCACTGCACTCGTTCATAACGCAAGGGTGGCTGACCGCAAATGAAATGCAGGCCATCCTGATCGCATTAAATGAATGTATCATTGCTGGTGTTGATCCAGCGTTGTGGAATCAAGTTCAGGCTGAAGTGCAGCGTATCGTAGGTTGGATTATTACAAAGCCGGATCATACAGACTGGAATGTGAAGGAGCGGCTGTCACGCTTACGGAGCTCATCTATACGTCAGGGAGAAGCGATGGATGAAGCATATGCGAAACTTCAAGCTCAGCTTGAGATAGAGAAACTTCTCGCTCCTCTGGCTCATCGGACCTTATGGTATGTGGAGTCAGCGATGCATGATTTTTCATTGCAGGAGATGGTTAAGATCTTCCTTTTGACGCTACACAGTGAGGGAATGTTATCTGTAGATGATTTGACGATGAACAGCACAGGCATAGGCAGAGTAACCGAAGAAGAAGGAGTGGGCTTGAACTCGACTTCACAGGAGCAACAAGGGGATATGGTAAGGCATATCAGCTTCGAACCATTAATGAACACGATGTATTACGATTATAAAGGTGTCAAGAAACTGAATGTTTACAAGAAACGAATGATTGAAAAGTATTTGGAGCAATATTCGTGGGAGCAGATTGAAGCAGGTGAGACGATTACTTACCCCCATCTGACACATCGGATTGAGCGGCACCCGGATTTGCGGGATACGGTATTTGTGACATTTGAATTTTCCCCGGCGGCCGAGAAGCTAATTGCATTTTGTATTGAAGCAGAAAAGTCTCCGTTATACGAAAAGGCTGTGCTGTTGTTATTTGACCTATTTGGACTCCGTCGGGATGCGTATGATCGGTTCCATAATGAAGAGACGTATCTGGCCGACATGAACAGCTCAGGTGATTACAAGAAAGTACTGCTGGATTACATGGTTGGCAAACGTGTGCTCGATATCGGTCCCGGCGGTGGAATATTGCTCGATCTGATTGAGCAGGAACGACCTGAGATGGAATCAATCGGCATTGATATTTCAGCGAATGTTATTGAGGCGTTGGAGCGCAAAAAGCAGCGGGAGGCACATCGCTGGCAAGTATTGAAGGGAGATGCTCTCCAACTGGATCAATACGTGCAGCCAGGCACGGTGGATACGGTTATTTTTTCATCCATTCTGCATGAACTGTATTCGTATATTGAACGTGACGGACGAAGATTTAACAGGGATACGGTCGTTGCTGCGCTAAGAAGTTCATTTAACGTGTTATCCCCCGGGGGCCGAATTCTGATCAGGGATGGCATCATGACTGAACCCGAAGCGCAAAAGCGTCGAATTCGTTTCCTTGAACCGGATGGGATGCGATGGCTGGAGCGGTATACGCAGGATTTCCAGGGACGCATCATTGAATTCGAGCGAATCTCTGAGGACGAAGCGCTGCTGGATATCAACGATGCGATGGAATTTCTGTACACCTATACATGGGGCGAAGAAGCATATGTCCATGAGATTCAGGAACAATTCGGCATATTTACCCCATCGGCATATGAGCAAAGTATTCGCGAAGCGCTGGGTGAGCAAGCCGAGATTATTACATTTAGACACTTTCTTCAAGAAGGATATACGGAGGCGCTTGGAGAACGAATTATATTTATGGATGAACAGGGTCAACCTGCACCTTTGCCAGACAGCACCTGCCTGATTGTGATTGAAAAGAAGAAAGGAATGGCGGACAGATGA
- a CDS encoding AraC family transcriptional regulator, producing the protein MTSSHALFVVTGGHGSIDSLDNRDTRLEKGMILFVPAGRTIVIEGSSELQYYRLELMVAEVKEDTSSRLSIKDETAQQGLPVLISDPDRLPLIELNYSPWSSCLKSVEQISRGQTAHDWLDQWEMQLRFQEWFRVLLRQNDPEIESPDDRARLQSSIRYIREHYDQPITVDDLAAEIRLTRSSYTRRFKEITGKLPLDYVNAVRLEHSKLLLQMTDDRLHDIAQNVGFNNEYYFGRRFKQYAGVSPGVYRRHYRQEVRVFAPYLEDFVLALGIKPVLQCSHRSWGRQHYLGMEDIPEFDVTRIDAGFNETNVPEFIMLNDGYKRWNLDRFEQVAPTFYMEHEGEDWRSILKSTADVLGKVSRVQDVIGDYEEKAQEAKKRLTRHMRGQTVAFLRISASEITLYGNQYGYVGPVLYQDLGLTPHVRVQQWASQSRRVGIGLEKLCQLEADHLFITFDNMDSAYPGEERKLLEREEWERLPAVKSGHVYEVDFMTWMNYGVISHGKKIDDILRFMA; encoded by the coding sequence ATGACATCATCACACGCTCTTTTCGTAGTGACGGGTGGGCATGGCTCAATAGATTCTTTGGATAATAGGGACACTCGCCTGGAAAAAGGGATGATTCTGTTTGTTCCGGCTGGACGTACCATTGTGATTGAAGGCTCCAGTGAGTTGCAATATTACAGACTTGAACTGATGGTAGCTGAGGTAAAAGAAGATACGTCCAGTAGGTTGAGTATAAAAGACGAAACGGCGCAACAAGGGCTTCCAGTCTTGATTTCAGATCCAGATCGGTTGCCTCTTATTGAGCTGAATTATAGTCCATGGAGTTCCTGTCTGAAATCAGTAGAACAGATATCGCGTGGGCAGACTGCTCATGATTGGCTGGATCAATGGGAGATGCAACTGCGTTTTCAGGAGTGGTTCCGAGTGCTGCTTCGGCAAAATGATCCCGAGATTGAATCGCCGGATGACCGTGCTCGGCTTCAAAGCTCGATTCGTTATATTCGCGAACACTACGATCAGCCCATAACAGTTGATGATCTGGCAGCAGAGATCCGGCTTACCAGATCCAGTTATACCCGACGATTCAAGGAGATCACAGGCAAGCTTCCGCTTGATTATGTAAATGCTGTACGATTGGAGCATTCCAAACTGCTGTTACAGATGACCGATGATCGCTTGCATGATATTGCACAGAATGTGGGATTTAATAACGAGTATTATTTCGGCCGCCGATTCAAGCAATATGCAGGTGTTTCACCAGGGGTATATCGGCGCCATTACCGTCAAGAAGTACGTGTGTTTGCACCGTATCTAGAGGATTTTGTTCTGGCTCTTGGAATAAAACCCGTGTTGCAGTGCTCCCATCGCTCATGGGGCAGGCAGCATTATTTGGGAATGGAAGATATCCCTGAATTCGATGTTACTCGGATAGATGCAGGTTTTAATGAAACGAATGTGCCTGAATTTATTATGTTGAACGACGGGTATAAACGCTGGAATCTGGATCGGTTTGAGCAAGTAGCACCGACGTTTTATATGGAGCACGAGGGTGAGGACTGGCGTTCCATTTTGAAATCCACAGCGGATGTGCTGGGAAAGGTAAGTCGGGTGCAGGATGTAATAGGTGATTATGAAGAAAAGGCGCAGGAAGCCAAGAAACGTTTGACACGTCATATGCGTGGCCAAACCGTCGCTTTTTTGCGTATTTCTGCATCGGAAATTACACTCTATGGAAATCAGTACGGTTACGTAGGACCTGTGCTGTATCAGGATCTCGGATTAACCCCGCATGTTCGTGTTCAGCAATGGGCGAGTCAAAGTAGAAGAGTCGGTATTGGGCTTGAGAAGCTATGTCAGCTTGAGGCAGATCATCTCTTTATCACATTTGATAATATGGATTCTGCCTACCCCGGAGAGGAACGGAAGCTCCTGGAGAGAGAGGAGTGGGAACGGCTGCCTGCAGTAAAAAGTGGTCACGTATATGAGGTGGATTTTATGACCTGGATGAATTATGGTGTTATATCCCATGGGAAGAAGATCGATGATATATTGCGATTTATGGCCTGA
- a CDS encoding 3'-5' exonuclease, with translation MKIAFMPDTYTVEELKVPNSQDRMYCIIDLEGTGINPAEESVTQFGAMNYKKGESLDSTFTSLVRASRPIPEAVTKLTGISNEDMIQAPSFAEAYQAFLEFIGDKVLVTQAGYEYDLPILKRHCDMNGLMMFSNPVLDTKAMFTYIHPEISEVISTDFLIRYYELNTDGIHRHNALADCGVIARIFEHVLNEYQALELDHFTADGKHVMKRFVIPEMYLTASNGGGKPDE, from the coding sequence ATGAAGATTGCGTTTATGCCGGATACGTACACTGTTGAAGAGCTAAAAGTCCCTAACTCGCAAGATAGGATGTACTGCATAATTGATCTAGAGGGCACAGGAATTAACCCGGCAGAGGAGAGTGTGACCCAATTTGGTGCAATGAACTACAAAAAAGGAGAATCATTAGATTCAACGTTCACTTCACTTGTACGCGCCTCTAGGCCGATTCCGGAAGCGGTCACGAAGTTAACGGGTATTTCAAATGAGGATATGATCCAGGCTCCCTCATTTGCAGAAGCATACCAGGCTTTTCTGGAATTCATCGGGGATAAGGTATTAGTCACGCAGGCGGGTTATGAGTATGATTTGCCCATATTGAAACGACATTGTGATATGAATGGGCTGATGATGTTTTCCAATCCGGTGTTGGATACAAAAGCGATGTTTACATATATTCATCCTGAAATCTCCGAGGTCATCTCTACCGATTTCCTGATCCGGTATTATGAACTGAATACAGACGGAATTCACAGGCACAATGCCTTGGCCGATTGTGGTGTGATTGCTCGTATTTTCGAACATGTCCTGAATGAATATCAGGCTCTTGAATTGGATCATTTTACTGCGGATGGGAAACATGTGATGAAGCGTTTTGTGATTCCTGAGATGTATTTGACAGCGTCGAATGGAGGAGGGAAGCCAGATGAGTAG